Part of the Hevea brasiliensis isolate MT/VB/25A 57/8 chromosome 16, ASM3005281v1, whole genome shotgun sequence genome is shown below.
caaaagtcaaaatgggctaaaacttcccggacaaaaattggacaaaccgctcgatggatttcggtgttcttggtgtctatggaaagctctcgacgagtagatgggtttagacacaagacccggcccaatcggtggccggatcggccgaatttcggCCTGAAAGACGAAGGGTCGCGCGCTGCCCGTCACGTCGCTTCGTGCGACGCTTGTCGGCGTTTCAGGCGGTGGCCGGCAAGCTAGGGCGGCACGCCAGCGGGttggggtggctggggaggcggcTGGCCGATGAGGGGAGGTGGGAGGAGAgataaaatgggagagagagagagagagagagagagagagagagagagagagagagaacgcgcgcgggagatgagaagaagaagaaaaaaggagccagcccgattcgaccggtccgatccggtccggtttgatttggccagttcgattcaggatacaaaattttaaatttttactctgccttgggataaaaaacgaggtccaaaaattccaaaaaaattctagaaaacttagaaaaattcatagactccaaatataatattagttttgccacatggtctttaaattaatttttttaaaaatcatcaaaatttatattttcggaaaatctaacccgatttctaaaatccgaaaaatttcaaataattttctaaaattcaaataaaataaaatatcaatatttacccaaaaataataattttaaaaattaggggtgttacataagagaatgaaagtggataaaacctgtggacccgatgaaataccaattgaagtgtgaaagtgtttgggagatatgagagtggcatggttaactaaattatttaataagattctaaactcaaagaaaatgcctgatgaatggagtaggagtattttagtacatatttttaaaaataagtgaGACACACAGAGTtattcaaactataggggaattaaacttatGAGTCATATTATGAAGTTGTGTGAGAGAGTTgtagagcatcgactacgtcatgatacttctatctctcccaatcaatttggtttcatgcccggtcgttcaactatggaagcggtctttctcattagaagcttgatggagaaatatagagatgtgaagaaagatccacacatggtttttattgatttggagaagacttatgatagtgttccaagagatgtcttatgaaatgtattagaacaaaagagggtatctattaggtacatacaagtgttgaaagatatgtatgaaggagcaactactattgtgcacacagtgggaggggacacaagagatttttcaatgtcaattggattacaccaaggatcaggcATAAGtcattacctttttacattagttttagatgaattgacgaaacatatacaagagagtattccttggtgcatgatgtttgcggatgatattgttctgatagatgagacacgagaagaagtcaatagaaagctaaagctttggaaaagtactctagagtcaaagagtTTTAAATTAAGTAGgacaaagacagaatacatgcattgcaagttcagtgaaggccaaattggtgatagggaaggagttagtttgaatggagtggtactgtcataaagtaatcactttaaatatctaggctcagtcattCAAGTaggtgggggatgtgaggaggatattagtcatagaattaaagccggatggttgaagtggagacggaccacgagagttttatgtgatcgtaagattcccaataagttgaaaggcttagttgagttgagttgagttgagtagataaattttaacaaccgtCCCTGAACTTTTATGGCTGTAATATtatagtcctttaactttaaaatgcaaCATAAAATCCTCTCAACTTTCAACTTTTGTATAGTAAAATCTAtttaactttcaattactgattttcctATTAGATGCTGACGTGAATAGATCCAGTGTGGTGCTTAGttagtatttttttttcatttcttatgcaaagtgtaaaattattatttctgcgcttgaaaaattattttctctacaAAGAGTATAAGGATTTAATTTACATATGACTTAAGAGAGGAAAGAGATATAATAACTGAGCATTATGCTGGAACTGTCCAGATCAATGTATAACTGGAAAACCGGTGATTGAAGATTAAAGaaattttattgtgcaaaatttaaaaattggggagattttatgttacatttttaaattgaaagactatagtgttacaactatataagtacAATGACGATTATAAAAATTTACCCATTATTTTTGTGTCGTTCCATTCCAGTCCCAAAGACCAGCTAAGGGAGATTGGCTCCTTGAAGAAAACCCAAAGGCCAGCTAGAAACCAAATGGAAAAAGTGATTGATGACCGAGCGTCTAAGGTAAATAAAAGGTGTCCAACGAAACTGTTGGAATTGAAAGAAGGCAAGGAAGAGCAAAAGCCAAAGATATCTGAAACTACGACGTTTTGAATTATTCTCAATCTCCCGAGGCTGAAGAGTCATCTTGATATGCAAGTGCAAGACAGTTCCCATTGTATCCCATTGTATATACATACACAGATTCAAAACAGAGTAAAAGTAAATAATCATATGGATGGATAGCATTCTTCTTAAGATCATGGTTACCCCCTTCTTTTGTTTGACTGTTTCTAAATCCACCTTAGGTGATAAGATTTTCAATTATTcatagattttatttttatttttttaattcatcaGGGTATAAAAAACTAATCATTTGGTTTCATTGCTTAAGATGTCAAATCTGTTTAATTTTTACTTTTTGAACCAAGTTGGATAATGCATGCTTATATTTGATGAAAAATTGGCTAGCAAAAGAGAACTCCTTGATataaaatagagagagagagagagagagagagagagagagagagagagagagctagtAAAGAGAGTGAACACAACAGAGAAGCTTTGATTTATCTTCCTTGATGCATGCATAGGAATATAGGATGAGAACTTACGAGattcaaaagaaaaaagaaaagttagGAAGCTGACATGTGATAAATCTAAttttcaagaaaaataaagatGACTCTCTCTTCTGCTTTTGTTCATTTTTCATCAGAGCTTCAtatagaacacaaatccaaattagatCCTTAGCTCTGCTGCAGCCTGTAGTAGAGAGAAGTCTAAAAGTTAGccttaatgaaaattatttttgcaAATCAATCCTATTCCCATTACTTCTAGTGCAGAGATCTCATCTACCCATTGGAGAAAACTGCATAAAAAGAGGGGGAAACTATACATTACCTTTCCTCCTCATTGTTTCTTGTCAAGCTTTCTTCATTGATTCTCCCTTCATTCTTGTAATTAGGAAGTGGGACTTTATCTGATTCAATGTTGTTGATGTCACTTACAAGGATCTCATACTGTATCTTCACTTCCTCCTCAGTTGTTCCTCCAACAATCTTGGCAATATTACACCAGCGATCAGGGGTGTCCTTATCATATATTGCAAGAGCATCTTCGAACAATTTGTGCTGCTTGACTGTCCAATTTGAGTTCTGGCTTGGGACAGAAGTACTAGATTGAGATTCCATATTTTTCTGGTGCAGAGATACACTATTAGATCAGGTTTGGGACGTAGAGTAGACTAATGAGAATAGACTGGAAAGAATGAAAGGGAAGTCAAGCCAAGGGATAGTGGTGAGCAAATGTAAAGAAATTGCAGTGCAAGTTCCTTCTGGAAAACTTGTTTGAAGGGATAATATGCAAGTTGGCCCCTAGAATATGTAAACTTTTCAGGTTTATATAATGGGAAGTATCCACAATTTGAGATCAGTGTTTCCAAGAATCAAGTTCTGATACTTTTAGTcatttctaatattaattattactttaaaGTACGATGTTGTCTTTTTTAAGGAATTCAATAGAAAATTCGCTTGACATTCTTGAAAGAAACAAACCCCCCACTAAGGATGTATTCAATTCATTTTCCATATTGAACTCACTGGTCTTGCTATGAGGAAAATAACTCATCTGTATGGAAAATCAACCCTGGCTATCTCCTTCATCTCACCCGTCCCATGCCTTGAGCATAAATCCCTTCATGTTTATCCCCAGATGGCAATTTTCCCTAACTTAACAAAGAATTTCATCTCATAAAAAGTAACAAggtaaaattaaattcaaatcatTATATTCCGTCTCTATTTTAACGTTTAATAAGACAAGAATGTAAATACCATAGCTTGCTTTacctattttattattatttcaaaatCCAAGATTCTCGTATGTTAATATAATAATGATGAAAtatgataattaattaaaataataacaatCCCTCGCCCCTTTTCCTTAGGATACCCTTCTCTTTTCAAGGGATTATTGCGGCAAGGTCCACTAGCTCACAAGCATCAAGTAATGTAGGCAACTCCATTTTCAGAAACTATGACCAATGAAATTTTGATCTATTTATAGTAATGACAGTGGGAAAAAAAAAGGTAATTGATATTCTGGTTTTAGGAGCTCAAAAATTGAGCCAAAAGATCTATTGTTGGACATTGTGGACTGACATCCAAAGATATTATGCCTATACAAAGCAATAGAAGAGGAGAGGATATTACTTTAGGCCAACTTGTAATAA
Proteins encoded:
- the LOC110664612 gene encoding protein RADIALIS-like 3, with the protein product MESQSSTSVPSQNSNWTVKQHKLFEDALAIYDKDTPDRWCNIAKIVGGTTEEEVKIQYEILVSDINNIESDKVPLPNYKNEGRINEESLTRNNEEERLQQS